In the genome of Ctenopharyngodon idella isolate HZGC_01 chromosome 16, HZGC01, whole genome shotgun sequence, the window TGCATCATGGTGAATACATCTCACTTGTATATTGAGAATGTGTTGAACATTAGGTATGTCTTCTGCTGGTTGTGCTTTTAGAGTCACTCTAGAAGACGGCACTAAATGGCTGGTCCATAAAGGAGATGGCTACGGCATCTCATCCCAAACCGTTGTTGTGGATGCCCGTCATATGAGCAGTAAATGGAAGGCAAGAGACACTGTAACTGCAACTGTATATTAAAGACTGTATTTTATCCCTGTAtagtctgtattttttttagaaattagaCTTGTTTAATACCTGATGCACTCTCTTGGCAATTTCATTTAACTTTAGAGAATCATTTTGGTCTGtgctaaacttttttttctttctttttttaatggacAGATtgttgaaacaaaagatttccGTGGGAGCAAGACAGTGTCTGATTTTGTGAAGGCTGGAGGAACGAACTACAAACTTTTGTTTGATAACTGCCATAATGCAGCCGACCGGATGATGGATGGTTAAATTCGATGTAAAAAGACTATGAAGAGAGCATcactttaatacttttttatgaTTCATTTGATAATACATTCTTGTGACTCTCTTGtgtttcttaaataaatattttttaaatgtatcattttgttTCAATGGTGAATATTAGTAGGCTAAtcttttgaaatttaaaaattaacagACACAATATTGAAATGACTCAAATCTTAAATGGTTTGAAATTTGTAGGCTAATATTAGACTTTTTAGATCAATCATGACTTATTTAGACTTTTTCATCTGAGCTGCAGATGGCGACAAAGGTGTgttctcagatttcattggtggtCATGTCAATCGCTGCTGATTGCCTAAGCtctgagaaataaaataaaataaaataatgcaggcAGCTATTCGCTGTGGGGTGCAGTATCATgagcttttaaaaataataccaTTGTGCTTGAGTTTCTGTTACATTTAGCCACTCCAAATCAAAGAAATTGAACAAAGTCACACAACAGAGGACAACAGAGGACAACAGAGGAGTTAATGCACAACAGAGGAGTTGTGCAGGAGTTGTgcattaaaacataaataaaatgtccACAAAATGTTCATCACATTGTTTTCTTATAACTTTGAAATACTGattgattaaaatgaattaaaaacattgacaCCAAATTTTTAATCTACTGATTTTGATCTCTATTTTGAATAGTTTGGGGTAAATTAGAGCATTACTGGAAATTAACAATAGGCTAAAGtttccataaaataaaaaataatttattaaatataatgaagtatatatttaataaaaaaaattatatttatcatGTTAAACATGGATTAATATCACATAATGTTTCTAAGAAATACCCCGTGTTGTTTGAAGCCTATAAGTAAGACACTTGTATCGGTCATACAGAACaattaaatgttaacatttttttatttcacttccttaaattcaaattcaaattatgTTTATAGCCATTTGGAGTCACATGTAGAAAACAAATTATCAATTAAACGACAGTTCACATTACAACAGAGGTTACGAGCTGAACATACTACAATGGTTCTGTCtctttacaacaaaacaaacaaaacactagTGATTAGTCGTATATTATCAAAAAACAAGCATTAATCGCATATCATCGGTGCGCAAGCACAGAAATAAAGTTAATTGTTTTGGATAAATATTTTACGTTAACTATTTATTGTGTTCTTGCTCGCCTGTACttgaatactgtttttttttttttttgttcattttaccCCTTTTAGATTAGTTGTGGCaagcaattttgactttttttactTTCCATTTGCCAGCAGAATAACACAAATGTGGAGATTAAGATTACTTGAGCAATAAAGTATACAAAATTCTCGAACTGTCAGAGGGAGCTTCTAAACTTCTGAGAATTTTtctattaaaggggacctacaatgccccttttacaagatgtaatactgtataagtctctggtatccccagaatgtgtctgtgaagtttcagctcaaaataccccacagatcatttattatagcttgtcgaatttgcccttatttgggtgtgagcaaaaacacgccatttttacGTGTCCCTTTAAAAGCAAATGAGCCGCTGCTCCtggccgctttccagaagagggcggagctttaaaagcttgtgcttcagttgctcaacaacaacaaagctggagaatctcacgcagccaaaatgacgattgtcagtagcagtgttcagccttacattgttcaaaccggagtcggacactgaaaGAGAGAcacaggaagaagttacaacttttagaatgcaactgcatgtttctgaatggttagtggatacatttatgtagtgtggagttgattcaacccATCGACTAGCcgtaatgttaatattttgtgcaaatccagcattgaattgaccctcgtttgtggaACAGTCCgccgtaaaatgacagcatagcaacaacactctactacaacaactcttcctctgaTCAAATTATCTGATCTTGGGTAAGGTATTTCATAACAAATGGGATACAGTCAGAATAATTATTAAGCAGTAGCTATTTACAATACAGTAGCCAACCTCTTGGCAAATTTATTtagctatttacactaactctgTCCAGTATTGCTCAGATATTTTACCTTCAGTACAAACAGCATATCACTTCAGTTTTCCTCTTTTTGTGAATAACATCTATCACTATTTGCAATTAGTGTATACGCAAATATTTATGcaattaagtttaatttttctGTACATAAATATTCAGTTTGTTTACTGACATAAACAAACCAGTGTTTTCCAAGGGAGTTCTTTTATGATACTGTGCAGTCCTGCATTTGCCCAAAGCACAGCCTCTGCATGTCATGTTTGTTTAGATGAATCAGCAATGAATTAAGCTTTTGGTAAAGGGAGGGATCCCAGGGATATATAAAATGCTCGTAACAAAATCTCATCAGATTCTCAAAAGCTTTTGTTTGCTGTGAACCATGATGTCCTTCAAGACTGCACTGGGTCTGCTTCTCTTGGCCATATTGAGTGTGGTGGCTGAATCCAAAGTACAATGCATTTACAGATCTTGTTCATTTTTTCTTAACGTACAAGTAATCACTTACTACATTGTCTGCATAATTTTCTTATTTCCTAGGCTAATTTATATAGGCTAGTTCATTTAAAcctcaaattattttaaagttagCGATGGTGTACATTCAGGGAATAATCTACTTATTAGTCACACTGAATCTCTTCAGAGAACATCCCTTACAAGTTTGACCTTTCCAATAATCTGATCTAAACAAACTCCAAAAGTGTATACTGTTCAAATAGGCATATTGAGACACTCGGGTGTCAGTTACAAATCAGGTGTCTTTTATTAGGGTTGGAacaaaactgtgcagagctgttGGTCTCCAAGAATTGAGTTTGAGCACAAGCAGTAGTTACATACGCATACTGTAATTTATAAAGCACTACACCATTTATATTCTGtctactttaatattataaagcttaCCGTGCGTTTGCTTCACatatttaattaacaaaaacacGTATGTACACAGTTATATGTACTTCACCATacaccaacaaacaaacaatcacaATCTTGCTTGTCTTTACACAACAAACACATGTTGGTACTTCaccctaaccacaggctctacccttcagcacaatggtaaccccaaaaacttATTCATACCAGAAAccattttaaattccaaaataatagaacattaaacactaacacatCTCCCCCTATATTAATACTAGTGATGGGAAACCGAGGCTTTCTGAAGCGTTTGAGGCTTTCATCAAATTGTGTCGAAAAACAGTTCATTACTCGAAGCTTTTAACACAGTGCGCATTAGCGACATCTGGTGGTCAGACTTGTTTTCTCCACCATATCTAACAAATCGGGGAGCAGATCTACGGTTTGAAAAAGCACGTGACCAAACAAAGCTTCGGAAATCCCTGACATACAGAATCACTCTTGTCTTGGATCAATACAGTTCTATCTAATCTGACCTGATCTCATCTAAATTAATTTGTGACAATGAGACCACAACTCTAGCCTGGTCAATGGATTCACATATTgatcaataatataaaataatgatgtgatcaTAATTGACAGGACagttgaaaaaatattttggctGTTTAACCCTTATGTTCTGTTCGGCGTCTCTGAGCCCCCAgcaataaaacataattaaatgcATTTCCTTTTACGCATAAGGTGAAGCGCCATTTTTTCAAACCAGCCCTCCCGATTTTCCGATACTGCATGGTAATCACGTGGTATTGTCATTTCGATACAAGCGTCAGTACAGTGTGCTTACTGCGTCGGAGCATCGGAGCCCCGGTAACAACCGTCCCATCACTAATTTTCAATATGAGCTTCTACAGGATGATTTCAAATTCCGAATATTTTCAGAGACAGGAGAGGAGATGTTCTGATGATTACTGTGTAaagaattttacaaaaaaatcgCCGATCTGTTAATGAAAAGACAAGTgggaattatttttttttttaattatttttattaaggtGTACATTTGTAAGGGAAATATATTTGTAGAAACATTTCAGCGACAGGTTGaagaaatgtaaacatttttcgTTTGGAAATGCATATGCCTACTGCACACGAACGTACTCCcgtgtattattttaaaaaggacCTTCATCCCGCCGTAACAGTCTCACTCATGCGTTCCAATTCTTTTTGTGCCGTACATTGAAAAATTTAAGCGCTAGGCTATAGTTTCCCAATCCCATATACGGAaatgtatatgtaatatatcacattatattttgcagtatattcccatacATTTTTGCTACGTAAGAAGGTCTATGGTTGGAAAGGTGCTGCACGTTGACCGCCTGCAGCGGCGGTCAACCTGAAGCTTTCACCTGCacacccactgaagctaagcagggttgagcccgGTCTAtatctggatgggagacctcctggtaGACTGAGTAGCTGCAGGAAGAGGTGTTAGAGAGGCCCGCGGGTCTGATCAACCTGTGGCCTGAgtgggtcctaacgccccagtacagtcgcaataagctgtactgtataaagggtTAACATAAACCCCAGAATataaggggtgtaaccctggtgAAAACAGTCCATACATACCGCCCAACGCCCCAGTACAGTCGCAATAAGCTGTACTgaataaagggttaaaataaaccccagaaaataaggggtgtaaccctggggcAAAAAATAATCCCTACATTACATCACACAcgtagttagttagttagtttcacATCACAAATTATATACTTCATTTAGTTCTTACAACTTACATGGAAGCactctattttttttctattactatttttaatgtttttgaaagaagtctcatgctcgtcaagcctgcatttatttgatcaaaaatacagaaaaacagtaatattgtaaaatattagtTCAATTTAAAAGAAtggtttttctattttaatattaaaatattaggctatttatttctgtgatacaaagatgaattttacaattaaatatttgcacTTCATGGTGCTGGTATTATTGTAGAGATTAAACAAATAGGCCTAAGAGATTTCTTTACTTGTAatggaaaaagtttttttttttttcacaaaaacgCCAATAAAGTCATATTGTTAGGGGACTCGAACTGCGtccaaaacacaaacaaacaaacaaaaaaacagtcagctTAACGTCTTATCGCGATGAGCTATCGAACTGCGATAGAATACGTGAAGATATTGATGTACAAATCAAAGTGCCTCACGCTCACAAGCTGATATATAGCATAGTCACATTAATTGTATGGAATGCATTTTCTCGTCAAAACGCATGCTGCTCCCCCAAATATTACACGACATAACCTACTTTATACATAAACATTAACAACTGCCCTTTGCATTGCACAAGACATATGCAGAATACATAATAAACGTGAATAAACGTCTTCATCGAAAGACTGGGTGATTAATGAAGTAGGCTATTATGTTGTGTAATATTTGGGGGAGCGGCGTTTTGCCGAGAAAATGCCATTCAAGTATCGTACAATGTAATGTGATATCAGCTTGTGAGCGTGAGGTACAAGCTAACATGAGCCCAGCCCTtctcataaagaaacaaagaagATTTTTGAATGATTTGTAAATCAACAACTTTCTACTTTGTGAGCTTAAACAATAACTCATCGTGACGCTTTAACATTAAGCTGATTGCTCCTTTATGACGCATTTCGAATCCCATAATAAATATGACTTTATTGGtgtttttgtaacaaatttttTATCTAACAAATTTTTACCATTACACgcaataaatgttatttattgtaATCTTTACAATAATACCAGCATAATGTAGGGCATGTTTAATTGTAATGGACGAATTGCACAGGCTTTTGGTACTGACGAATCTGCGGCCGATCGTTCACATCTGGCGTTTGGTCCTATGGTTTGGTCACAACTTAACACGGTAACCAGTTAAACCGTAAcaatcattgagatctcgtgaattcaaaaaaaaaaggagtgtctatttacactaactgcaaatagcatcccttgttggcaaacactATTTACATTACTTCTGCCTAAAAATATGCGCAGATTTCAAAAACTTCAGTGGCGCAACAATAGCGCATAAGGCTCCCAAACCTGGCTTTTAACGCGATTGACGTAGGTTCGAATCCGCGTTTTGCCGAGATTGCTCTTAACCATTTTCCAatcacatatcacatcagaaatgtatttattttcgataaaaatgaaaataatgttcaaaaagtggaaataaactgcctaatgagtgtttaataatagtAGAAGTATTTATTTAGGGGAAGGTGTTGGGAAGGTTTtcattctcccaataaggcagcagcATCCatttctctcagacagcgtgcgctcagttctccttgcgcctgaatggtcaaatgcacacacagtcgtcaaaatgtccatcttgtggagtatctcatgtaaatgcagtcagttatggcttaagtggacctaaacatttgggtgaaaacaggatatgtgtcagtatccatggattcggtcttaaagggaccatagcctacttaaatatttgtcattaattaatgtcaacaaaatatgttaaataaatgtatacatggtatataaacctactgtatctgaaaaaacaagtttatttaatttgtatctctatagtattttgttgtattatttataatttgtttgtaaatttcttttaatataacaacaattttatatattggtaattatgccctttgaaggatattggacactgtgaaatttttgttctttaagtttgtgacaagcacatgaaaatgtataacttttttcattagagtaataataaagaagctgtcctacattcatgaGTCTTACTGTGTTGtacttggaaaactgcaacatcaccaaaaaaataaaagagaaattaataaatgtataggcatcggtatcggcatcGGCGAGTAAAAAATATCGGTACTcatactcggtccttaaaaaaaggtatcggtgcatccctaattttaataaatataatcatttacactctatgatattattgcatcctgatgtacaaaaatactgaggtgcaaatagtatctaccaatataaagtatagatagcatctaattactatttacttttgttgcaaagaactgatacttttacatggtgtaaatagaatctatcttTCACCtaatgtaaatagcatatcactaagaaaatgctgctattgtcacttagtgtaaatataatatattgctattttcacttagtgtaaatagcatttataGCTATTTGTACTTAGTTCAAATAGctgctgccaaaaaaaaacagacataattgagatctcataacagaataaaaccgaccgtcagtgaaatctcaaaacagaaaaaaacaggctgtcattgaaatctctcaACGGAACAAAATCGACCGTAATTGAATTCTCATAATgtaacaaaactgaccatctttgaaatctcatctTGGAAacaaaccgactgtctttgaaatcttgtaaatgaacaaaaccaatcatcattgaaatctcataacagaacaaaaccgaccgtcactgaaatcttgtaacgaaacGAAACCAACCATTATTGAAATgtcgtaatggaacaaaacagcccatcactgaaatctcataaagtcagttttgttcctt includes:
- the LOC127497518 gene encoding uncharacterized protein LOC127497518; the encoded protein is MMSFKTALGLLFLAMLAMVAESSWGNGKGNSYSYDLSKMSDLRKLYNSKVFKAERMTRPLEGMSIQVGILSHSGVRVTLEDGTKWLVHKGDGYGISSQTVVVDARHMSSKWKIVETKDFRGSKTVSDFVKAGGTNYKLLFDNCHNAADRMMDG